The Nakamurella alba genome has a window encoding:
- the pheA gene encoding prephenate dehydratase, which yields MTAHWAYLGPEGTFTEQAARDLLSRDAGPAELVPCAGVSAALTALREGRVDAAIVPLENSVEGSVPLTHDELIHGEPLVIVGEAFVPVTFDLLVRPGTELSQVRTVGSHPHGHAQVRDWLATGLPHAEIVTTLSTAEAAAEVAAGRLDAAAAAPVAGARYGLVALARDIGLERDAVTRFVALQRPGPPPPPTGNDRSSFVLSVENRPGALLDVLTEITGRGVNMVRLESRPTRYRMGEYVFLVDVDSHLAVPSVREMVAALIRRSALLRWLGSYPRALGTNVPVPDFASSASYEAAAQQVSDLLGEYPA from the coding sequence GTGACCGCGCACTGGGCCTACCTCGGACCCGAGGGGACGTTCACCGAACAGGCCGCCCGGGATCTGCTCTCGCGGGACGCCGGCCCTGCGGAACTCGTTCCCTGCGCCGGGGTGTCGGCCGCTCTCACCGCCCTGCGGGAGGGGCGGGTGGACGCCGCGATCGTGCCGCTGGAGAACTCAGTGGAGGGCAGCGTCCCGCTCACCCACGACGAGCTGATCCACGGCGAGCCGCTGGTCATCGTCGGCGAGGCGTTCGTCCCGGTGACCTTCGACCTGCTCGTACGGCCGGGGACGGAACTGTCGCAGGTGCGCACCGTCGGGTCGCACCCGCACGGGCACGCCCAGGTCCGGGACTGGCTGGCCACCGGCCTGCCGCATGCCGAGATCGTCACCACGCTGTCCACCGCCGAGGCGGCGGCCGAGGTGGCCGCGGGCCGGCTGGACGCCGCGGCCGCGGCCCCGGTGGCCGGCGCCCGGTACGGGTTGGTCGCGCTCGCCCGGGACATCGGTCTGGAGCGCGATGCCGTGACCAGATTCGTTGCGCTGCAACGTCCCGGGCCACCGCCGCCACCGACGGGCAACGACCGGTCGTCCTTCGTGCTGTCCGTCGAGAACCGCCCGGGGGCGCTGCTCGACGTGCTCACCGAGATCACGGGCCGGGGCGTCAACATGGTGCGGCTGGAGTCCAGGCCGACCCGGTACCGGATGGGCGAGTACGTCTTCCTGGTGGACGTCGACAGTCATCTCGCGGTGCCGTCGGTGCGGGAGATGGTGGCCGCCCTGATCCGCCGGTCCGCGCTGCTGCGCTGGCTCGGTTCCTATCCGCGCGCGCTCGGGACCAACGTCCCGGTGCCCGATTTCGCGTCGTCCGCCTCGTACGAGGCGGCGGCGCAACAGGTCTCCGACCTACTGGGAGAGTATCCGGCATGA
- a CDS encoding histidine phosphatase family protein, with amino-acid sequence MTLILIRHGQTPSNVLGLLDTALPGPGLTDLGLEQADAVPGRLAGVPLAAVVSSPARRAQQTAAPLAAGRGLPVQVVDGLQEVAAGDWEMTGDHDLVREYLRTLGSWMEGDLDAATPGPTGETGHAMFERFDAGLAAALELGDDVAVVAHGAIIRVWAGVRSTNIDPRFGGDHPLPNTGIVRLEPDPAGGWVCVDWDGQEIGMPELQADGTGDPTAEVVPGARRD; translated from the coding sequence ATGACCCTCATCCTGATCCGGCACGGCCAGACCCCGTCGAACGTGCTCGGCCTGCTCGACACCGCCCTGCCGGGACCGGGTCTCACCGACCTGGGCCTGGAACAGGCGGACGCCGTGCCGGGACGGCTGGCCGGTGTCCCGCTCGCCGCGGTGGTCTCCTCCCCGGCGCGCCGGGCGCAGCAGACCGCCGCGCCGCTCGCGGCCGGACGCGGACTGCCGGTGCAGGTGGTCGACGGTCTGCAGGAGGTCGCGGCCGGTGACTGGGAGATGACGGGCGATCACGACCTGGTCCGCGAGTACCTGCGCACCCTGGGCAGCTGGATGGAGGGCGACCTCGACGCCGCCACCCCCGGGCCGACGGGCGAGACCGGGCACGCGATGTTCGAGCGGTTCGACGCGGGCCTCGCGGCGGCGTTGGAACTCGGCGACGATGTGGCCGTCGTCGCCCATGGCGCGATCATCCGCGTCTGGGCCGGGGTCCGGTCCACCAACATCGACCCGCGGTTCGGCGGCGACCACCCGCTGCCCAACACCGGGATCGTCCGGCTGGAGCCGGATCCGGCGGGGGGCTGGGTGTGTGTCGACTGGGACGGCCAGGAGATCGGCATGCCCGAGCTGCAGGCCGACGGCACCGGTGACCCGACCGCCGAGGTGGTGCCCGGGGCCCGCCGGGACTGA